A window of the Ostrea edulis chromosome 1, xbOstEdul1.1, whole genome shotgun sequence genome harbors these coding sequences:
- the LOC125654068 gene encoding E3 ubiquitin-protein ligase TRIM9-like, with protein MHPRRSAQEVLLCDLCETVPLQSHCELCNINLCVNCAVKHLSDSSKRHKVVPFLHRKSTPNYPECPDHVDKHCEIYCEKCGVPVCSTCALFGKHKGHDVSDILEKLSAKTESLQKDLKELETRIYPRYEEMVSNVQTEKAELETNYGKLTTDADEQGEILHREITAIVNQRTSAIEEMKTKHLDALNKNTDEITQKITELKQIISDLKSILKSNKVSLTSTYKSRNSEFKTIPPKVRVTVPSFSPQKINKDQLNEMLGSLSPLSIKTEHGYTKKSAEAVSSPPVKPMKSVEAVSSTPVKPLLDDPRLTATIATGYIHPYSVSCLREDQVWTCGDNEIMKLLNLQSKLLTSIQTKSRNELGDIAVTRDGDLVYTDYHDRTVNLIKNNKIQIVITLQGWDPRSVCCTASNDLLVTMISDDGKQSKVVRFSGSTQKQSIQFDDQGRPLYSSGRYPRYISETRNLDICVADYDASAVVVVNQSGKFRFRYTGHPSNTELSFKPYGITTDSQSHILTAECDNHRIHILDQDGQFLRYIHCGLKFPWGLCVDIRDNLFVAEWVTAKVKKIQYL; from the coding sequence ATGCATCCTCGGCGCAGTGCTCAggaagtcctactgtgtgacctctgtgaaactgtccccctacagagtcattgtgaactttgtaatataaatctctgtgtTAACTGTGCAGTAAAGCATCTCTCAGACTCGTCTAAAAGACACAAAGTCGTCCCCTTTCTACACAGAAAGTCTACTCCTAACTACCCAGAATGTCCAGACCACGTCGATAAACACTGTGAAATTTACTGTGAAAAATGTGGCgttcctgtctgttctacctgcgcCTTATTTGGAAAACACAAAGGTCACGATGtatcagatattctggaaaaactcagcgctaaaacagaaagtttacaaaaagatctAAAAGAATTAGAGACAAGAATTTATCCccgatatgaagaaatggtgtcTAATGTCCAAACTGAGAAAGCCGAGTTAGAAACGAATTACGGGAAACTGACGACAGATGCAGATGAACAAGGAGAAATCCTACACCGGGagatcaccgccattgtcaaccagcgGACATCTGCCATTGAggagatgaaaactaaacatctggacgcgctaaataaaaatacagatgaaatcacacagaaaataactgaactcaaacagatcatttctgacttgaaatcaatcctaaaatcaaataaggtctccttaacctctacttacaaatctagaaATTCCGAATTTAAAACAATaccgcctaaagtccgagttACAGTACCAAGTTTttctcctcagaaaataaacaaagatcagctcaatgaaatgctcggttctctgtcgccattatccattaaaaCAGAACATGGCTACACAaagaagtcagcagaagctgtatcgtctcctccagtcaaaccaatgAAGTCAGTAGAAGCTGTATCATCtactccagtcaaaccactgcttgatgaccCGCGCCTCACCGCCACCATAGCCACTGGGTATATACATCcatacagtgttagctgtctgagggaagatcaagtctggacatgcgGGGATAACGAAATCATGAAGCtcctcaacctccagagtaaactactgacatcaatacaaaccaagtcaagGAACGAACTGggggacatagcagtgacacgggacggagatcttgtttatactgactatcATGATAGAACTGTGAACTTAATAAAGAATAACAAGATACAGatcgtgatcacactacaggggtgggaCCCTCGCTCTGTCTGCTGTACCGCGTCTAacgatctcctggttaccatgatcagtgatgatggaaaacaatccaaagtcgtgcgtttCTCCGGCTCCACacagaaacaaagcattcagtttgatgatcagggacgtcctctctattcatctgGTCGTTACCCTAGATACATTAGTGAGAccaggaacctggatatctgtgtggctgactatgacgctagtgcagtagtggtggtcaatcagtcaggaaaattccgatttagatacactggtcatccctctaataccgagCTATCATTTAAACCAtacggcatcactacagacagccagagtcacatcctgacagcagagtgtgacaatcaccgtatccacatcttagatcaggacggacagttcctccgttacattcactgtggtTTAAAGTTTCCatggggtttatgtgtggacatcagagacaacctctttgtggctgagtgggtcactgctaaagtgaagaaaatccaatatctatag